Proteins from a single region of Bradyrhizobium diazoefficiens:
- the moaA gene encoding GTP 3',8-cyclase MoaA produces MNGPSASSLASASPGAALSSAMTDPFGRTISYLRVSVTDRCDLRCFYCMSEDMTFLPKADLLTLEELDRLCSAFIAKGVKKLRLTGGEPLVRRNVMSLVRSLSRHLTSGTLNELTLTTNGTQLAKHARELADCGVRRINVSLDTLDPRKFREITRWGEIDKVLEGIEAARAAGLAVKINAVALKNLNEDDLPELMRWAHGKGMGLTLIEVMPMGEIGAGRIDQYLPLSLVRARLAQQFTLTDLTETTGGPARYVSVAETGGKLGFITPMTHNFCESCNRVRITCTGTLHTCLGHEDASDLRKPLRASDDDTLLAASIDRAIGLKPKGHDFIIDRRHNRPSVSRHMSVTGG; encoded by the coding sequence ACCATCTCCTATTTGCGCGTCTCCGTGACCGACCGCTGCGATTTGCGCTGCTTCTATTGCATGTCGGAAGACATGACGTTCCTGCCCAAGGCGGACCTGCTGACGCTCGAGGAACTCGACCGGCTCTGCTCGGCCTTCATCGCCAAGGGCGTGAAGAAGTTGCGCCTCACCGGAGGCGAGCCGCTGGTCCGACGCAACGTGATGTCGCTGGTGCGATCACTGTCGCGCCATCTCACAAGCGGTACGCTGAACGAGCTCACGCTGACCACCAACGGCACGCAGCTCGCAAAGCATGCGAGGGAGCTCGCCGATTGCGGCGTCCGCCGCATCAACGTCTCGCTCGACACGCTCGATCCCAGGAAGTTTCGCGAGATCACGCGCTGGGGCGAGATCGACAAGGTACTCGAAGGCATCGAGGCCGCGCGCGCTGCAGGGCTCGCGGTGAAGATCAACGCGGTGGCGCTGAAGAACCTCAACGAGGACGATCTCCCCGAACTGATGCGCTGGGCTCACGGCAAGGGCATGGGCCTGACCCTGATCGAGGTGATGCCGATGGGCGAGATCGGCGCGGGCCGTATCGACCAGTATCTGCCGCTGTCGCTGGTGCGTGCACGCCTCGCTCAGCAATTCACGCTGACGGACCTCACTGAAACCACCGGCGGGCCCGCGCGCTATGTCAGCGTTGCCGAGACCGGCGGCAAGCTCGGCTTCATCACGCCGATGACCCACAATTTCTGCGAATCCTGCAACCGGGTGCGCATCACTTGCACGGGCACGCTGCACACCTGCCTCGGCCACGAGGATGCCTCCGACTTGCGCAAACCTCTGCGTGCATCTGACGACGACACGCTGCTTGCCGCCAGCATCGATCGCGCCATCGGGCTGAAGCCCAAGGGCCACGATTTCATCATCGACCGCCGCCACAACCGCCCCAGCGTCTCCAGGCATATGAGCGTCACCGGCGGCTGA